ACATTGGTGTGATGTTTTACCGGAACTGTTGGAATCTCTGGAGCAAGACCAACAACAACTCCCCGATATTTACCAACAACATTCGGTCCGGTTTCGCCAAGAACCCTATCGCCTGAAATTAGCCTACGTCCTGAAACGGCTGCAAAATACCCGCCAACGCAACCAACAGATCCAGGCCAACTGTGCCCCCTCCGCCGCGGCTGATGCTCTGAACAACGGCCAATTTTATGGGACTGGGGCTGATTTTTTAGCCGAGTTAAACCTAATTCAACGGAATTTAGCCGCCACCGGCCTGGCCTGTCGAGAATTGGATGATCTGATCTGCCAAGTGGAAATCTTTGGGTTTAACTTAGCCATTCTGGATATTCGTCAGGAAAGTACAAGTCACGCCGATACCATTGCCGAAATTACCGAATATCTCCAGATTCTCCCCTGTCCCTACAGTGAGTTATCAGAAAGTGAGCGGACGCGTTGGTTAGCTGCCGAATTGGCCACCCGCCGCCCCTTAATTCCCTCCGAGTTACCCTTTTCCGAGCGGACTAAGGAAATTATTGAAACCTTGCGGATGGTGAAACGGCTCCAAGGGGAATTTGGCCCGGAAATCTGCACTACCTATATTATTTCTATGAGCCACGAGGCCAGTGATTTGTTGGAAGTGCTGCTGTTGGCTAAAGAGGCGGGCCTCTACGATCCGGCTACAGGCAAAAGTACGCTCCACGTTGTCCCCCTCTTTGAAACTGTCGAAGACCTAAAGCAGGCTCCCCATGTCCTGACCCAACTGTTTGAACTGCCCTTTTACAAGCCCTACCTGAACAGTAACGATTGCCCAGGCCTGCAGGAGGTGATGCTCGGTTACTCGGACAGCAATAAGGATTCGGGCTTTTTAAGTAGCAACTGGGAAATCTATAAAGCCCAACAATCCCTCCAAAAAACGGCCGAAAAATATGGCTTCCAACTGCGGATTTTCCACGGGCGGGGGGGATCAGTCGGTCGCGGGGGTGGGCCGGCCTATGCGGCAATTTTGGCTCAACCCGGTCAAACCATCAACGGACGGATCAAGATTACGGAACAGGGGGAAGTCCTGGCCTCGAAATATTCCCTCCCCGATCTCGCCCTCTATAATTTGGAAACCATTACCACGGCGGTGATCCAGGCCAGCCTCTTGCGCACCAGCATTGATGAGATTGAGCCTTGGCATGAAATTATGGAGGAGTTGGCCACCCGTTCCCGACAATGCTATCGGAATTTAATCTACGAACGACCAGAATTTATTGACTTCTTCCATCAAGTAACCCCAATTGAAGAAATTAGTCAACTACAAATTAGTTCTCGGCCCACCCGCCGCGGCGGTAAGAAAAATCTGGCCAGTTTGCGGGCGATTCCCTGGGTCTTTAGCTGGACACAATCTCGATTCTTGCTCCCGGCCTGGTATGGAGTCGGCACAGCCATTAAAGAGTTTATTGATGAAAAGCCCGCCGAACATTTATCCCTCCTGCGCTATTTCTATTACAAATGGCCCTTTTTTCGGATGGTGATCTCTAAAGCCGAAATGACCCTCGCCAAAGTGGATTTGGAAATTGCCCACCATTACGTTCAAGAATTGAGTCATGAGCAAGACCGGGAAAGCTTTGAAACCCTCTTTGCTCAAATTGCTGAGGAATATCGCCGCACCTCTGAGCTAATTTTGACCATTACGGGCCATCAACGGCTTTTAGATGGAGATTTACCCCTGCAACGGTCTGTCCATTTACGCAACAGTACGATTGTGCCCCTGGGGGTTTTACAGGTCTCCCTCCTGAAGCGATTGCGCCAACACAACAGTACCGGCACCTCTGGAGCCATTCTTCGGTCTCGCTATAGCCGGAGTGAGTTGTTACG
Above is a window of Pseudocalidococcus azoricus BACA0444 DNA encoding:
- the ppc gene encoding phosphoenolpyruvate carboxylase; this translates as MTSLLNVPNQERIEETSTDQALHKRLQLVEDVLAVVLAAESGQELVELLRQLGALSSSEGQVIPGVQTECLQVIESLELNQAIRAARAFNIYFQLINIVEQHYEQEQNRQRTVIETSPMRALTADHLSGVSGESFPVQSGSADVRSGPSERLEHSLYEIAPQTQPQGKLSWLFPRLKALNVPPQHIQRLIDQLDIKLVFTAHPTEIVRQTIRDKQRRVAHILEQLDQLDMVGQIVTTDAEELTAQLTEEIRLWWRTDELHQFKPEVLDEVEYSLHYFKEVLFDAIPQLYRRFQKTLHQSFPQLKPPRYNFCKFGSWVGSDRDGNPSVVPEVTWQTACYQRNLVLEKYVSSVERLITLLSLSLHWCDVLPELLESLEQDQQQLPDIYQQHSVRFRQEPYRLKLAYVLKRLQNTRQRNQQIQANCAPSAAADALNNGQFYGTGADFLAELNLIQRNLAATGLACRELDDLICQVEIFGFNLAILDIRQESTSHADTIAEITEYLQILPCPYSELSESERTRWLAAELATRRPLIPSELPFSERTKEIIETLRMVKRLQGEFGPEICTTYIISMSHEASDLLEVLLLAKEAGLYDPATGKSTLHVVPLFETVEDLKQAPHVLTQLFELPFYKPYLNSNDCPGLQEVMLGYSDSNKDSGFLSSNWEIYKAQQSLQKTAEKYGFQLRIFHGRGGSVGRGGGPAYAAILAQPGQTINGRIKITEQGEVLASKYSLPDLALYNLETITTAVIQASLLRTSIDEIEPWHEIMEELATRSRQCYRNLIYERPEFIDFFHQVTPIEEISQLQISSRPTRRGGKKNLASLRAIPWVFSWTQSRFLLPAWYGVGTAIKEFIDEKPAEHLSLLRYFYYKWPFFRMVISKAEMTLAKVDLEIAHHYVQELSHEQDRESFETLFAQIAEEYRRTSELILTITGHQRLLDGDLPLQRSVHLRNSTIVPLGVLQVSLLKRLRQHNSTGTSGAILRSRYSRSELLRGALLTINGIAAGMRNTG